GCACGTTTTATACGTCGTTTACGCTCAAACTCAGTAGCTATTTTGATACTTTCTAATTCTGAGACTAAAGTTTCTTTAGACCTTTTAGCTTTCTCTTGAGCTTCTTTTAATGTTGAAATTTCATTTAGATAAATCTTGTTGGTTGGATCCTGTGTATTAGGCACTTTTTTAAGCCTGTCATTATATAGATTCTCTAATTCTTTTATTTTTACATCTTGATTTTTTATAACATTTTCAATTTGATTTTTTAAAGATTCTAAAGCAGCATTTTCACCAGATACACTTTTAAATGGTTTAGGTTCTGAATATATACCTTGTTCACTCAAATCGTTTTCTTGTTTTAAATCTCGAAGGTCTTTTTGTCTACTAGCAACAGTTTCGTTTAACTTAGCAATTAACTCATCCTGCTCTATTTTAGAGTCGGTCGCTAATTTTGTTAAGTTTAGCATAGACTTAGTAGTCGCATCCATAGGAACTTTAGCTAGTGCTTCTTGTGCTAATTTAGCTCTAGCTGCTTCATCTGCTTTTGCTTTTTCTTCTTGCGCCAATTTAATTCTAGCTGCTTCATCTGCTTTTGCTTTCTCTTCTTGTGCTAATTTAATTCTAGCTGCTTCATCTGCTTTTGCTTTCTCTTCTTGTGCTAATTTAATTCTAGCTGCTTCATCTGCTTTTGCTTTCTCTTCTTGCGCCAATTTAATTCTAGCCGCTTCATCTGCTTTTGCTTTCTCTTCTTGTGCTAATTTAATTCTAGCTGCTTCATCTGCTTTTGCTTTTTCTTCTTGCGCTAATTTAACTCTAGCTGCTTCATCTGCTTTTGCTTTTTCTTCTTGCGCCAATTTAACTCTAGCTGCTTCATCTGCTTTCGCTTTTGCTTCTTGTGCTAATTTAATTCTAGCTGCTTCATCTGCTTTTGCTTTTTCTTCTTGTGCTAATTTAGCTCTAGCCGCTTCATCTGCCTTCGCTTTTTCTTCTTGCGCTAATTTAATTCTGGCTGCTTCATCTGCTTTTGCTTTCTCTTCTTGTGCTAATTTAATTCTAGCTGCTTCATCTGCTTTTGCTTTCTCTTCTTGCGCTAATTTAACTCTAGCGGCTTCATCTGCTTTTGCTTTCTCTTCTTGCGCTAATTTGATTCTAGCTGCTTCATCTGCTTTTGCTTGCTCTTCTTGCGCTAATTTTATTCTAGCTGCTTCATCTGCTTTTGCTTTTTCTTCTTGCGCCAATTTAACTCTAGCTGCTTCATCTGCTTTCGCTTTTGCTTCTTGTGCTAATTTAATTCTAGCTGCTTTATCTGCTTTTGCTTTTTCTTCTTGTGCTAATTTAACTCTAGCGGCTTCATCTGCTTTTGCTTTTGCTTCTTGCGCTAATTTAATTCTAGCTGCTTCATCTGCTTTTGCTTTTTCTTCTTGCGCTAATTTAATTCTAGCTGCTTCATCTGCTTTTGCTTTTTCTTCTTGTGCTAATTTAATTCTAGCTGCTTCATCTGCTTTTGCTTTTTCTTCTTGCGCTAATTTAACTCTAGCTGCTTCATCTGCTCTAGCTTGTGCTTCTTGATCTAACTCAGCTTTAGCTTCTTCGATAGATTTTAATCGGGCTTCTTTTTTTGCTTCTAATTTTGCTAACGCTTCTGCTCTCGCCTGTGCTTTTTCTTCAGCAATGGCTTTTCTATCTACCTTTATTCCTGTTGAAGCATTCCGTTTAGCTGCAACACTTCTTGATTTTTTAACTGGTGAAATTAAAGCACCTTCATCGTCATCATCACTATAATTGTATCGTTCTCTTTTGTAGAATTTGTAGGCTAAAGTCACTTCATGGGAATTACCAAAAGTTGACATATCACCCATTTCTTTTTCATAATTATACTCTAGTGCTATTTGACTTGTAACATGAAGACCGATTCCTACTGATAATCCATATAACGTATTATAGCCCGTTTGCCCCCAAATACCTTTTGCTGTTGTTAACATCATGATTCCTGAAAGAACGGTTTGGTCTTTTTTAAATTCCGATCGGATTAAACCAGAAAATTTACTTTTATCAAAAAAACCTCGACTGTCAACATAACCTGTATACATAGCATGTGCTTGTATACTTTGTTCTGGGTTTTCTTCAATTAATTGAGAAGTTTTAAAATTATAAGCAACGAGATTGTTTAAAGAAAGTCCTAAATCGAAAAAAGAAGTACCATAATTTATACCCGGATTGATGGTACTAATCATACTAGAAGGTATATTTTCCAACGATGGGTCTGAGAAATTTGTAATAACATTTCCTTCATTAATGCCACTCTTATAAATACCTAAATTTAAACCAAAAGTTAGATTACTATCTCTATCTAAAATAACATTATAGGCATAATTTAATACCCCTCCAAAGGTGGTTAACACTCCATAATTTTGTTGAAATAAGCCAATACCAACCCCTACATTTTCGGCAAATCTGCCAGAATAACTAAACAGATATGTTTGTGGTGCATTTTCAAACTGAACCCATTCTCTTTTATTTGAAAAACTAAGATACTTATTCTGTTCTCTTACAAAACTAAAAGTAGGATTGATAGCATATCTATTAAATTTTAAAGAATTTCTTACAGGGAGTGTAAAAGCAACAACCCCATCCTCTTGAGAATGGAGCATCTGCGTTAAACACAAAAAAATTATTATATGGAGGAGATGTTTCTGCATGTTATTTTACAACCGTTATCGAGCCTTTTTTAATTTTATTATTCGCCGTTGTAATAATATAATAATAAACAGGATTTATAGCTTTAAAGTCTAATTGATTTTCAGGCCAATTATTTTGATAATCATTTGTTTGAAGCATCACTTTTCCCTGAGAACTTAGTATCACTACCTCAGTATTTGAACCTGTTACATATTCTTGAGGAATTACCCATGTATCATTAATGCCATCACCATTCGGACTTATTAAATTTGGGATGTTTTCTACGTCAGGAAATGGTTCGGTTATTGAAAAATTATGTTCGGTTGATGATACACATCCATCTGTTTGTGTAACAATTACTTTATAATTACCCATTTGAGAGGCTTCAAAACTATTACTAGTTGCACTTGAAATAACTGTTTCATTAAGATACCACTCAAATACAGGATTAGCAGCATCAGTTGTTACCGTAGCAGTTAAAGTTTCTCCATCTTGTATCATATTAACTTCTGGCACATCTATATCACTAGTAAATCCATTGGTATCAAGATCAATACTTGCACTTGTTGTACAGCTCCCTAAATTAACTGTCACAGAATAAGTACCAAACTCATTAGTTACATAGGTTTGGTTGGTAGCTCCTTCTATTTCGCTACCATTTTTAAACCATTTATAACTATTTCCATTAATGGTGCTTAATGTGGTGGCTCCTTGACTTGCACAATATGGATTTCCTAAACTGGAATTAATTGATGAGGTTGCACTTGAATTAGATTCACTAACAGTTACCCGATTTGAATAAGAGTCTGATGAACACGTACCATAATTGGTTTTAACAAAATAAGTACCAGGAGTATTTACAGCTAAAGTTGCACCCGATGCTACAAATACCGAAGTTGTAGAACCGGTATTTATTTCTTTATACCAATTAAAAGTTAAAGATGGGTATTGTAATGGTGAATCGTTTTCCCCTGTCCCGGGATTATCTATAGTTAATAAGTAACTTCCACCTGCGCAATAAGCACCTGTTGAAATTAAATTATTGATACTAAACGGTGTATTCTGTATTTTGTAATAAGCTGCAAAAGCATTTGACGCAGTGCTGGTCGCCACTGGAGCAGTACTTTTTATTCTAAGTTTGTAAGCTTCACCCGCTGTTGTTTCTGGTAAAGAAAAGCCTAACGTTACTGGAGAGGTGGTAACAGCTCCTGGTGCCGATGTGTGTACAACAGTCGC
The genomic region above belongs to Mariniflexile litorale and contains:
- a CDS encoding PorP/SprF family type IX secretion system membrane protein — translated: MQKHLLHIIIFLCLTQMLHSQEDGVVAFTLPVRNSLKFNRYAINPTFSFVREQNKYLSFSNKREWVQFENAPQTYLFSYSGRFAENVGVGIGLFQQNYGVLTTFGGVLNYAYNVILDRDSNLTFGLNLGIYKSGINEGNVITNFSDPSLENIPSSMISTINPGINYGTSFFDLGLSLNNLVAYNFKTSQLIEENPEQSIQAHAMYTGYVDSRGFFDKSKFSGLIRSEFKKDQTVLSGIMMLTTAKGIWGQTGYNTLYGLSVGIGLHVTSQIALEYNYEKEMGDMSTFGNSHEVTLAYKFYKRERYNYSDDDDEGALISPVKKSRSVAAKRNASTGIKVDRKAIAEEKAQARAEALAKLEAKKEARLKSIEEAKAELDQEAQARADEAARVKLAQEEKAKADEAARIKLAQEEKAKADEAARIKLAQEEKAKADEAARIKLAQEAKAKADEAARVKLAQEEKAKADKAARIKLAQEAKAKADEAARVKLAQEEKAKADEAARIKLAQEEQAKADEAARIKLAQEEKAKADEAARVKLAQEEKAKADEAARIKLAQEEKAKADEAARIKLAQEEKAKADEAARAKLAQEEKAKADEAARIKLAQEAKAKADEAARVKLAQEEKAKADEAARVKLAQEEKAKADEAARIKLAQEEKAKADEAARIKLAQEEKAKADEAARIKLAQEEKAKADEAARIKLAQEEKAKADEAARIKLAQEEKAKADEAARAKLAQEALAKVPMDATTKSMLNLTKLATDSKIEQDELIAKLNETVASRQKDLRDLKQENDLSEQGIYSEPKPFKSVSGENAALESLKNQIENVIKNQDVKIKELENLYNDRLKKVPNTQDPTNKIYLNEISTLKEAQEKAKRSKETLVSELESIKIATEFERKRRIKRAAYDNEEDRYNKDRAALSQIKRFTEVSSVPLKESDFDFGEEQSDNIQIVKDVRNVENGYYLVIAVHNDVAKRDEFLTKAVAAGQSNINFFYDVATNKYYIYYEKFDYIESARNAMQSKGSTPYNGKMSMIKIEN
- a CDS encoding gliding motility-associated C-terminal domain-containing protein — translated: MKNFTFFNILVFSVLFLAETVHAQIVIQKPSLGFSQACASTSFNTYNTSFSFSPDTGLSGSNQFIVELSDNTGDFTNATVVHTSAPGAVTTSPVTLGFSLPETTAGEAYKLRIKSTAPVATSTASNAFAAYYKIQNTPFSINNLISTGAYCAGGSYLLTIDNPGTGENDSPLQYPSLTFNWYKEINTGSTTSVFVASGATLAVNTPGTYFVKTNYGTCSSDSYSNRVTVSESNSSATSSINSSLGNPYCASQGATTLSTINGNSYKWFKNGSEIEGATNQTYVTNEFGTYSVTVNLGSCTTSASIDLDTNGFTSDIDVPEVNMIQDGETLTATVTTDAANPVFEWYLNETVISSATSNSFEASQMGNYKVIVTQTDGCVSSTEHNFSITEPFPDVENIPNLISPNGDGINDTWVIPQEYVTGSNTEVVILSSQGKVMLQTNDYQNNWPENQLDFKAINPVYYYIITTANNKIKKGSITVVK